AGGGCTGCCGTCATGCCTGCCGGCCCGCCCCCTATGACAACGGCGTCGTATTCACGCATGGAATTACAGGGCCTTTTTAGTGATCATTTCCTTGATGCTGCTCTTGGAGACAGCGCCGGTGCTCTGGTCCACCACTTCTCCGTCCTTGAACAGAATCAGGGTGGGGATGGCGCGAATGCCGTACTTGCCCGGGGTTCCGGAGTTTTCGTCCACGTTCATCTTGAGCACTTTGACCTGA
This DNA window, taken from Desulfovibrio oxyclinae DSM 11498, encodes the following:
- the trxA gene encoding thioredoxin, with protein sequence MAEQLTDANFEQEVLKSDVPVLIDFWAPWCGPCRAMGPVIDELATEYEGQVKVLKMNVDENSGTPGKYGIRAIPTLILFKDGEVVDQSTGAVSKSSIKEMITKKAL